From one Liolophura sinensis isolate JHLJ2023 chromosome 10, CUHK_Ljap_v2, whole genome shotgun sequence genomic stretch:
- the LOC135477098 gene encoding mucin-2-like, translating into MTTHKEMLFVLAVGLAVLGHVTCRVIRPVYVHKRHAGQSPGTKQNQAPTIPTLKVASPAPLPATEPSSQNRATSLATVAIVNDTPAPDLRENQKPTLKARTSPAPIRVSVDEATTANPASSTGPSNRSTTQVKSSKGVLAKSIPQVAVKNKSPKVIAENNSVSVKVSTIKPTAATSVPSKSGSAVDSKGSPPSTTKGAMPVTVANISVTTPTPTTTPPTTRTTEPLTTEPEVTEGVEAEETEPTPGAGEEAEVTEAPEIEETDPTSGPEEAGVTEEVEVEETEGPTPGAEVKGGSTAEGQSSGLALKAAGRAAIADASRKGKVQPAHVDPLAGPQEVEEPEATG; encoded by the exons ATGACGACTCACAAAGAGATGCTCTTTGTTCTGGCTGTCGGGCTGGCAGTTTtaggtcatgtgacctgtcgAGTCATACGACCGGTGTACGTCCACAAAAGAC ATGCAGGTCAAAGCCCTGGTACTAAGCAAAACCAAGCTCCGACCATCCCTACATTGAAGGTAGCATCCCCTGCGCCCTTACCAGCTACTGAACCTTCCTCTCAGAACCGAGCCACAAGCCTAGCTACAGTTGCAATAGTAAATGATACACCTGCACCTGACCTCAGAGAAAACCAGAAACCAACATTAAAAGCTAGGACGAGCCCTGCTCCAATTCGGGTCTCTGTTGATGAGGCAACCACGGCAAACCCAGCGTCTAGCACCGGTCCTTCCAATAGATCTACAACACAGGTAAAGTCTTCCAAAGGGGTATTGGCAAAGAGCATCCCCCAAGTTGCTGTAAAGAATAAATCGCCAAAAGTCATCGCTGAGAATAACTCAGTCTCAGTGAAAGTTAGCACGATAAAACCCACCGCTGCAACCAGCGTCCCATCAAAGAGTGGTAGTGCAGTGGATAGCAAAGGAAGTCCACCAAGTACCACAAAGGGCGCTATGCCAGTAACCGTAGCGAATATATCCGTCACAACACCAACGCCTACAACAACCCCGcctacaacaagaacaacgGAACCTCTGACTACAGAACCTGAGGTAACAGAAGGTGTGGAAGCTGAGGAGACGGAACCCACACCTGGAGCAGGTGAAGAAGCGgaagtcacggaggcccccgaaatCGAGGAGACCGATCCCACGTCAGGACCAGAGGAAGCTGGGGTAACGGAGGAGGTGGAAGTAGAGGAGACCGAGGGCCCTACGCCGGGTGCAGAAGTTAAGGGTGGGTCTACGGCGGAGGGTCAAAGTTCTGGCCTGGCTCTTAAAGCCGCGGGGCGGGCGGCGATTGCAGATGCGAGCCGTAAAGGCAAGGTTCAGCCTGCACATGTGGATCCTTTAGCTGGTCCACAAGAGGTCGAGGAACCTGAGGCAACTGGTTGA